Proteins from a genomic interval of Caulobacter rhizosphaerae:
- a CDS encoding 3' terminal RNA ribose 2'-O-methyltransferase Hen1 has protein sequence MFLSIATTHRPATDLGFLLHKHPGRVHETELPFGKAHVFYPQVGEDRCEAALMLDVDPVGLVRGKGRGDGLLDQYVNDRPYAASSFLSVALARALRTAMTGTSRERPELAQSAIPLEAVVTPLPARGGEALVRQLFEPLGWTVDVEGVAGADGAPSRYVTLRLSATARLRDLLNHLYVLIPVLDDDKHYWVGDDEVEKLMRRGEGWLEAHPARDLIVRRYLIHRKALARDALERLAPETRDEAVDPAERKPGAEDALEAPLRLNDERMAAVAEALRASGAKAIADLGCGEGKLLQRLVRERWVERLIGVDAAARDLEWAAKRLKLHLAGGPPEGRVTLLHGSVTYRDRRWEDVDAAALVEVIEHLDADRLPALQKVVFGAAGPRTVVVTTPNAEYNALFPNLTAGAFRHPDHRFEWTRAQFRAWAEGVASAHGYTVAYDDIGKRDETLGAPTQMAVFTRAG, from the coding sequence ATGTTCCTGTCGATCGCCACCACCCATCGCCCCGCCACCGACCTGGGCTTCCTGCTGCACAAGCACCCCGGCCGCGTGCACGAGACCGAGCTGCCGTTCGGCAAGGCGCACGTCTTCTATCCGCAGGTCGGCGAGGATCGCTGCGAGGCGGCCCTGATGCTGGACGTCGATCCCGTCGGCCTGGTGCGTGGCAAGGGCCGGGGCGACGGCCTGCTGGACCAGTACGTCAACGACCGCCCCTACGCCGCCTCGTCCTTCCTGTCCGTGGCCCTGGCCCGCGCCCTGCGCACGGCCATGACCGGGACCTCGCGCGAGCGGCCAGAACTGGCGCAGAGCGCGATCCCCCTGGAGGCCGTCGTCACGCCCCTGCCCGCGCGGGGCGGCGAGGCCCTGGTGCGCCAGCTGTTCGAGCCGCTGGGCTGGACCGTCGACGTCGAGGGCGTGGCCGGCGCGGACGGCGCGCCGTCGCGCTACGTGACCCTGCGCCTGTCGGCGACCGCGCGCCTGCGCGACCTGCTGAACCACCTCTATGTGCTGATCCCGGTGCTGGACGACGACAAGCACTACTGGGTCGGCGACGACGAGGTGGAGAAGCTGATGCGGCGCGGCGAGGGCTGGCTGGAAGCCCATCCGGCCCGCGACCTGATCGTCCGCCGCTACCTGATCCATCGCAAGGCCCTGGCCCGCGACGCTCTGGAGCGCCTGGCGCCCGAGACCCGCGACGAGGCCGTCGATCCGGCTGAACGCAAGCCCGGCGCCGAGGATGCGCTGGAAGCGCCGCTGCGCCTCAACGACGAACGGATGGCCGCCGTCGCCGAGGCCCTGCGCGCCAGCGGCGCCAAGGCGATCGCCGACCTCGGCTGCGGCGAGGGCAAGCTGCTGCAGCGCCTGGTGCGCGAACGCTGGGTCGAGCGCCTGATCGGCGTCGACGCCGCCGCCCGCGACTTGGAATGGGCGGCCAAGCGGCTGAAGCTGCACCTGGCCGGCGGTCCGCCCGAAGGTCGGGTCACCCTGCTGCACGGCTCGGTCACCTACCGCGATCGTCGCTGGGAGGATGTCGACGCCGCAGCCCTGGTCGAGGTGATCGAACATCTGGACGCCGACCGCCTGCCCGCCTTGCAGAAGGTGGTGTTCGGCGCGGCGGGGCCCAGGACCGTGGTCGTGACTACGCCGAACGCCGAGTACAACGCCCTCTTCCCGAACCTGACCGCCGGCGCCTTCCGCCATCCGGACCACCGGTTCGAGTGGACGCGGGCGCAGTTCCGCGCCTGGGCCGAAGGCGTGGCGTCCGCCCACGGCTACACGGTCGCCTACGACGACATCGGCAAGCGCGACGAGACGCTCGGCGCGCCGACCCAGATGGCCGTCTTCACGAGGGCTGGTTGA